TACCGCGGCCTCATCAACGGAACTTCTTGCTGAACCATTGCTATCGGGCCCACACGCTTCGCTTTGATAGCGAAGAATGACGCGCCCACGCAACATGCCGACACGCCTTGTTTATTGGTCACTGGAAAATATAAGTAAAGATTCGCGAATCTTATAAAAGACTTATATTGTTCTATGAACAGCATCCACTGGACTCGCAAAGCTGTTAAGCAGCTTTTGAAATTGCATTCCGTGCACCAAGGGAAGGTTCGCGACGCCGTCACGGCGCTTGCCGACATGCCCGATGTTGGCAACGTAAAAGCATTGGTTGGTCATGACTACGCTTACCGACTGCGTGTCGGCAATTATCGAGTTATGTTCGACTG
This genomic interval from Pseudomonas koreensis contains the following:
- a CDS encoding type II toxin-antitoxin system RelE family toxin — encoded protein: MNSIHWTRKAVKQLLKLHSVHQGKVRDAVTALADMPDVGNVKALVGHDYAYRLRVGNYRVMFDWDGAIKVVSIQEVKKRDERTY